A single region of the Vicia villosa cultivar HV-30 ecotype Madison, WI linkage group LG4, Vvil1.0, whole genome shotgun sequence genome encodes:
- the LOC131600556 gene encoding glutaredoxin-C6-like, which yields MQDLRRYSNDTVHLDLGTTTTATTTTTTMITTTTSSSSLSMDIDESAETKIHRLISEHPVIIFTRSSCCMCHVMKKLLSTIGVNPTVIELDDNEIASLPHEDDHLASVLRNRSPAVFIGGACVGGLESLVALHVSGHLVPKLVQVGALYV from the coding sequence ATGCAAGACCTTCGCCGTTACTCAAACGACACCGTTCACCTCGACCTCGGCACCACCACCAccgccaccacaacaacaaccaccatgATCACCACCACAACCTCCTCCTCTTCCCTATCCATGGACATAGACGAATCCGCCGAAACCAAAATCCACCGTCTCATATCAGAACATCCCGTCATCATCTTCACTCGATCTTCCTGCTGCATGTGCCACGTCATGAAGAAGCTTCTCTCTACGATCGGTGTTAATCCAACCGTCATCGAATTGGATGACAACGAGATCGCTTCTCTCCCTCATGAAGATGATCATCTTGCTTCTGTTCTTCGTAACCGCTCTCCGGCTGTTTTCATCGGTGGTGCCTGTGTAGGCGGACTTGAGTCGCTTGTTGCTCTTCACGTCAGCGGTCATCTCGTTCCCAAGCTTGTTCAAGTCGGTGCTCTCTATGTATAA